A portion of the Gossypium arboreum isolate Shixiya-1 chromosome 8, ASM2569848v2, whole genome shotgun sequence genome contains these proteins:
- the LOC128296351 gene encoding pollen allergen Sal k 5.0101-like gives MFIVTLVVLNLNHAQSRHWWNRINKSYTYRSKHIVTDKKGNYEIEVPGDYKESDCDVILVRSSRQDCNDPTGRWRKTKMVLTISGGVKGNVRAAKSLGFKKRTPLPGCNKVLKGMRLF, from the exons ATGTTTATTGTGACACTTGTCGTGTTGAATTTGAACCACGCTCAGTCAAGGCATTGGTG GAACCGTATCAACAAATCCTATACCTATCGGAGCAAACACATAGTCACTGATAAGAAGGGAAACTATGAAATCGAAGTGCCAGGCGATTATAAGGAATCAGATTGCGACGTCATCCTGGTCAGGAGTTCCAGGCAGGATTGCAATGATCCCACTGGAAGGTGGAGGAAAACCAAGATGGTCCTCACCATATCGGGTGGCGTCAAAGGCAATGTGCGTGCTGCCAAGAGTCTTGGGTTCAAGAAAAGGACACCTCTTCCTGGTTGTAATAAAGTTCTTAAAGGAATGAGGTTGTTTTGA